From Leptotrichia wadei, one genomic window encodes:
- the pth gene encoding aminoacyl-tRNA hydrolase, with amino-acid sequence MKLIVGLGNPGEQYKLTRHNIGFIFIDEYLKENNISDMREKFKSLFVQTNYNGDKVFYQKPTTFMNLSGEAIGEAVRFFKIDPKTELFVIYDDMDMQFGKLKIKQNGSAGGHNGIKSIISHVGNEFVRIKFGIGKPKTKEETLGFVLGKFSPEEKEVLKDSREKIFNLIDDIKDDMTVQKLMNKYNTK; translated from the coding sequence ATGAAATTAATAGTGGGACTTGGAAATCCTGGAGAACAGTATAAATTAACAAGGCATAATATTGGATTTATATTTATTGACGAATATTTGAAGGAAAATAATATAAGCGATATGAGGGAAAAATTTAAATCTCTGTTTGTTCAGACAAATTATAATGGGGATAAAGTTTTTTATCAAAAGCCGACTACATTTATGAATTTGAGCGGAGAAGCGATTGGAGAGGCTGTCAGATTTTTTAAGATTGATCCCAAAACTGAGCTTTTTGTAATCTATGATGATATGGATATGCAGTTTGGAAAATTGAAAATTAAGCAAAATGGAAGTGCGGGCGGACATAATGGGATAAAATCCATTATATCACATGTTGGAAATGAATTTGTGCGAATAAAGTTTGGAATTGGAAAACCGAAGACGAAGGAAGAGACGTTGGGATTTGTACTTGGGAAATTTTCGCCAGAAGAAAAGGAAGTCTTAAAAGATTCGAGAGAAAAGATTTTTAATTTGATTGATGATATAAAGGACGATATGACAGTACAAAAATTAATGAATAAATATAATACTAAATAA
- a CDS encoding spherulation-specific family 4 protein, with protein MKKIFLIVGIMLGINGFSSENIDNNAKMKQSVIAATYTYPDGKNLFWDDILALGKDKVPYVLINPDNGAGKKIEMNYVTQIKKNKEAGIKNIAYISTNYQKRNIEKVKDEVDRYLEFYGRDNINGFFFDEIASDTLQQVNYMKEIFDYVKGKSKSNLVIANPGAPITDAISTYADIFVTSEVSANVYINKFEKPKSDFEKNEVNVKHIWHIVHSANPKEYARIIRLSRERNAGWLMITDDVMPNPYDREPSRFMEMVNMINK; from the coding sequence ATGAAAAAAATATTTTTGATAGTTGGAATAATGTTGGGAATTAATGGATTTTCAAGTGAAAATATTGATAACAATGCAAAGATGAAGCAGTCTGTAATTGCTGCAACATATACTTATCCAGATGGGAAAAATTTGTTTTGGGATGATATTTTGGCACTTGGGAAGGATAAAGTTCCCTATGTGCTGATAAATCCAGATAACGGGGCAGGGAAAAAGATTGAAATGAATTACGTGACTCAAATCAAGAAAAACAAGGAAGCTGGGATAAAAAACATTGCTTATATTTCTACAAATTATCAGAAAAGAAATATTGAGAAAGTGAAAGATGAAGTTGACAGATATTTGGAGTTTTATGGCAGGGATAATATAAATGGATTCTTTTTTGATGAAATTGCTTCGGATACTTTGCAGCAGGTAAATTATATGAAGGAAATTTTTGATTATGTAAAAGGGAAGTCTAAAAGTAATCTTGTAATTGCTAATCCAGGAGCACCGATTACTGATGCAATTTCGACTTATGCGGATATTTTTGTGACAAGTGAAGTAAGTGCAAATGTTTATATTAATAAGTTTGAGAAGCCAAAATCTGATTTTGAAAAAAATGAGGTTAATGTAAAACATATCTGGCATATTGTACATAGCGCTAACCCTAAGGAATATGCAAGAATTATAAGATTATCAAGAGAGAGAAATGCAGGGTGGCTTATGATAACAGATGATGTTATGCCAAATCCTTATGATAGGGAGCCATCTAGATTTATGGAAATGGTAAATATGATTAATAAGTAA
- a CDS encoding AAA family ATPase, with the protein MRKKAVPVGIEDFKELIQDEYYYVDKTLLIDEMLMNKSKVTLFTRPRRFGKTLNMSMLKYFFDVKDKEENKKLFENLKVSDSEYMSEQGKYPVIFVSLKDLKEDTWEECLESIKDIMYKIFNEYSFLREKLNIVEKRQFDKIWEITGNERNFKTSLLDLSNYLNKYYGEKVIILIDEYDAPIINAFDKGYYNEAINFFQTFYSSALKTNNSLKYGVLTGITRIIKEGIFSGLNNLYVNTILSKDYSEYFGLLENEVVEMLEYFDMKYKIEEVREWYNGYIFGESKVYNPWSIVNYVREKEIKAYWANVSGNTLLENMLDHAGESVYDDLKRFTDGESIEKYISDGTTIKSLLSNDDEIWQLLLYSGYLTKAKNQEKESDSNIYNLKIPNKEIRKYFGNMFLNRFFGTEVKTNILIKALENGDIKKFEKTLGEIMINMLSHFDLDKEMEKIYQVFMIGLVGFLMGKYEIISNDESGYGRYDLAMIPIKSNEKAYLMEFKISKTKKGMEERAQKALKQIDEKKYDTKLKARGIKNILKIGVAFYGKEVKVVFK; encoded by the coding sequence ATGAGAAAAAAAGCTGTTCCTGTGGGAATTGAAGATTTTAAAGAGTTGATACAAGATGAATATTATTATGTAGATAAAACTTTATTAATAGACGAAATGTTAATGAATAAATCGAAAGTTACATTATTTACAAGACCACGTAGATTTGGAAAAACATTGAATATGTCGATGTTGAAATATTTTTTTGATGTAAAAGATAAAGAAGAAAATAAAAAACTTTTTGAAAATTTGAAAGTATCTGATAGTGAATATATGAGTGAACAGGGTAAATATCCTGTAATTTTTGTTTCACTGAAGGATTTGAAAGAAGATACTTGGGAAGAATGTCTTGAAAGCATTAAGGATATTATGTATAAAATTTTTAATGAGTACAGTTTTTTAAGAGAAAAATTAAATATTGTTGAAAAAAGACAGTTTGATAAAATTTGGGAAATAACAGGAAATGAGAGAAATTTTAAAACATCACTCCTAGATTTATCAAATTATTTAAATAAATATTATGGAGAAAAAGTCATAATTTTAATAGATGAATACGATGCTCCAATAATAAATGCTTTTGATAAAGGATATTACAATGAAGCGATAAACTTTTTTCAAACATTTTACAGCTCAGCATTAAAAACTAATAATTCTTTGAAATATGGTGTTTTAACAGGAATAACTAGAATCATAAAAGAAGGGATATTCTCTGGTTTAAATAATCTTTATGTAAATACGATTTTAAGCAAGGATTATTCAGAATATTTTGGACTTCTTGAAAATGAAGTGGTTGAAATGCTTGAGTATTTTGACATGAAATACAAAATTGAAGAAGTTAGAGAATGGTATAACGGATATATTTTTGGAGAAAGCAAAGTGTACAATCCTTGGTCTATTGTAAATTATGTAAGAGAAAAAGAAATCAAGGCATATTGGGCAAATGTTTCAGGGAATACACTTCTAGAAAATATGCTTGATCATGCTGGGGAAAGTGTTTATGATGATTTAAAACGATTTACTGATGGAGAAAGTATTGAAAAATATATTTCAGATGGAACAACGATAAAAAGTCTTTTAAGTAACGACGATGAGATATGGCAATTACTTTTATACAGTGGATATTTGACAAAAGCTAAAAATCAGGAAAAAGAATCTGATTCAAATATTTATAATTTAAAGATACCAAATAAGGAAATACGAAAATATTTTGGTAATATGTTCTTGAACAGATTTTTTGGAACAGAAGTAAAAACTAACATTTTGATAAAAGCGCTTGAAAATGGAGATATTAAGAAATTCGAGAAAACATTGGGAGAAATAATGATAAATATGCTGAGTCATTTTGACTTGGATAAGGAAATGGAGAAGATTTATCAGGTGTTTATGATAGGGCTTGTTGGATTTTTGATGGGGAAATATGAGATTATTTCAAATGATGAGAGCGGATATGGAAGATATGACCTTGCAATGATTCCAATAAAAAGCAATGAGAAGGCGTATCTTATGGAATTTAAAATATCGAAGACGAAAAAGGGGATGGAAGAGAGAGCACAAAAAGCTTTGAAACAGATTGATGAGAAGAAATATGATACGAAATTGAAGGCAAGAGGGATAAAGAATATTTTGAAGATTGGGGTTGCATTTTATGGGAAAGAAGTGAAGGTTGTTTTTAAATAG
- a CDS encoding DciA family protein — protein sequence MEGIRELKSLALEAIEKKSSLLKNEKYIFLKIKRNWKQIVNGPIGEKTNPKGLFNKNLVVVINDNVIYHTTIMCAEVIREKINTFLNGEFVESIEFMKVNYKVKRDLLDELIENEENRGTIRVGEIPRGNIGKKKINVESENKITEKIKDIVLSPEEIKEIHRNIDKIDKKYEDIARSLEKVAIKLKKREKYLKSIGYVECEKCKILFLQESNEKLCFECRMNEKNWKFQKISNLIKDNPYISEKQAVRIANTDKSTYYKARDILAQQTYNDMLYYCVEKNKEISVNGDYEFEIRSESREDVEKFIKNYVDYKIGSDNEEVFKIERKAVLRRLKRDVRFRLENSRRY from the coding sequence ATGGAAGGAATTAGAGAATTAAAAAGTTTGGCATTAGAGGCGATTGAGAAAAAAAGTTCACTTTTGAAAAATGAGAAATATATTTTTTTGAAAATTAAAAGAAACTGGAAGCAGATCGTGAATGGTCCGATTGGTGAAAAAACTAATCCAAAGGGGCTGTTTAATAAAAATTTAGTTGTAGTTATTAATGATAATGTTATTTATCATACGACAATAATGTGTGCAGAAGTCATAAGGGAAAAAATAAATACTTTCCTGAATGGAGAATTTGTGGAAAGCATAGAGTTTATGAAAGTAAATTATAAGGTAAAACGTGATTTGCTGGATGAACTTATTGAAAATGAGGAAAATAGAGGGACAATTCGAGTTGGAGAAATTCCGAGGGGAAATATTGGAAAAAAGAAAATAAATGTTGAATCAGAAAATAAAATTACTGAAAAAATAAAGGATATTGTACTTTCTCCAGAGGAAATTAAGGAAATTCATAGAAATATTGATAAAATTGATAAAAAGTATGAAGATATTGCTAGAAGTTTGGAAAAAGTTGCAATAAAATTGAAAAAGAGAGAAAAATATTTGAAAAGTATTGGGTATGTTGAATGCGAGAAATGTAAAATTCTGTTTTTGCAGGAAAGCAATGAAAAATTGTGTTTTGAGTGCAGAATGAATGAGAAAAATTGGAAATTTCAGAAAATATCAAATTTAATAAAAGATAATCCGTATATATCTGAAAAACAGGCAGTTAGAATAGCAAATACAGATAAATCCACATACTATAAGGCACGGGATATTTTGGCACAGCAGACTTATAACGATATGCTTTATTATTGTGTGGAAAAAAATAAGGAAATTTCTGTAAATGGAGATTATGAGTTTGAAATTCGGAGCGAATCACGGGAAGATGTGGAAAAATTTATAAAAAATTATGTGGATTATAAAATTGGAAGTGATAATGAGGAGGTCTTTAAAATTGAAAGGAAGGCGGTTTTGAGAAGGTTGAAAAGGGATGTCAGGTTTAGGCTTGAAAATAGCAGGAGGTATTGA
- a CDS encoding tetratricopeptide repeat protein, whose product MYIKELLKEADKSMENYKYDDALVYLKSVLEIDESNYSALMTLSKIYTDFGMFEEAKEYAEKLYKKYPESKDTLFTLGFVYQSLGRLKKAISLYKKFLDIEKNYFVYLNMGMSYALLKYYRKAIENINIAIEMEPESSEAYVEKGDCLTMMGKYDEAISEYEKLLNSKFNEVEEFSLYARMGDTMAYANNIKEVIKYYNIAINCENVEDYVFEDYFEILFRAEQYEEIRLLLLNYENATNENKELSRIKMLNLQGRFFVKIADYENAQKVCDKMIILEPENFRHYVNLSYVLELQHKYDEALECVDKLGKIMEDKEFSKELKKRIRKNKRKFERESKKNSEK is encoded by the coding sequence ATGTATATTAAAGAATTATTGAAGGAAGCGGATAAGTCGATGGAAAATTACAAGTATGACGATGCGCTTGTGTATTTGAAGTCGGTGCTTGAAATTGATGAGAGCAACTATTCGGCGCTTATGACACTTTCCAAAATTTATACAGATTTTGGGATGTTTGAGGAAGCGAAGGAGTATGCTGAAAAATTGTATAAAAAGTATCCTGAGAGTAAGGATACGCTTTTTACGTTGGGATTTGTTTATCAGTCGCTGGGAAGACTGAAAAAGGCGATTTCGCTTTATAAAAAATTTTTAGATATAGAAAAAAATTATTTTGTGTATCTTAATATGGGAATGTCTTATGCTTTGTTGAAGTATTATAGAAAGGCAATTGAAAATATTAATATTGCGATAGAAATGGAGCCTGAAAGTTCGGAAGCGTATGTTGAAAAGGGAGATTGCCTTACAATGATGGGGAAATATGATGAGGCGATTTCTGAATATGAAAAATTGTTAAATTCTAAATTTAATGAAGTGGAGGAATTTTCACTTTATGCACGAATGGGCGATACAATGGCTTATGCGAATAATATAAAGGAAGTTATAAAATATTATAATATTGCTATAAATTGTGAAAATGTGGAAGATTACGTGTTTGAAGATTATTTTGAGATATTATTTAGAGCAGAGCAATATGAGGAAATAAGGCTATTGCTTTTAAACTATGAAAATGCGACAAATGAAAATAAGGAACTTTCACGAATAAAAATGCTGAATTTGCAGGGAAGATTTTTTGTGAAAATTGCAGATTATGAAAATGCACAGAAAGTTTGTGATAAAATGATAATTTTAGAGCCTGAAAATTTTAGGCATTATGTGAATTTATCTTATGTTCTGGAATTACAGCATAAATATGACGAGGCGCTTGAATGTGTAGATAAGTTGGGGAAAATTATGGAAGATAAGGAATTTTCCAAGGAATTGAAAAAAAGAATAAGGAAAAATAAGAGAAAATTTGAAAGGGAAAGCAAGAAAAATTCTGAAAAGTAA
- a CDS encoding lipopolysaccharide kinase InaA family protein, with protein MEEKKYEVNRKYDEKTLVNVLKNFDKAGEYVVEPGRNEIKRFEIDFENNLENVNLKRKKHNKIDDLKNKKMINVKKFKRKDFITNFFYKFKGSKAKRSYEYAKKLLEYKIKTPEPIAYFDDFVNENNKKNSYYISEELKYDFTCREVFWPEDIEEEKAKQGENYKISEEMERMFAKVEKNREKIIKQFARFSFNLHENGVEFEDYSPGNVLIKDKSGNYEFYLVDLNRMKFNVKLNLNRRMKNVSRMMENEKIAKIFADEYAKCYKQREETVFRFLRYYIRKHKRYVDFMDITRPFRNIFKRKK; from the coding sequence ATGGAAGAAAAAAAATATGAAGTTAATAGGAAATATGATGAAAAAACACTGGTAAATGTATTGAAAAATTTTGATAAAGCTGGGGAATATGTTGTAGAACCCGGGAGAAATGAGATAAAAAGATTTGAAATAGATTTTGAAAATAATTTGGAAAACGTGAATTTAAAAAGAAAAAAACATAATAAAATTGATGATTTAAAAAATAAAAAAATGATAAATGTAAAAAAATTTAAGAGAAAGGATTTTATTACAAATTTTTTCTATAAATTTAAAGGTTCAAAGGCAAAACGTTCTTATGAGTATGCAAAAAAATTATTGGAATACAAAATAAAGACGCCAGAGCCGATTGCTTATTTTGACGATTTTGTGAATGAAAATAATAAAAAAAATAGTTATTATATAAGTGAAGAGCTGAAATATGATTTTACCTGCAGGGAAGTTTTCTGGCCTGAGGATATTGAGGAGGAAAAGGCTAAGCAAGGGGAAAATTATAAAATAAGTGAAGAAATGGAAAGAATGTTTGCAAAAGTTGAAAAAAATCGTGAAAAAATAATAAAGCAGTTTGCAAGATTTTCATTTAATTTGCATGAAAATGGAGTGGAATTTGAGGATTATTCGCCTGGAAATGTGCTAATTAAGGATAAAAGCGGGAATTATGAATTTTATCTTGTGGATTTGAATAGAATGAAGTTTAATGTGAAACTTAATTTAAATAGAAGAATGAAAAATGTTTCAAGAATGATGGAAAATGAAAAAATAGCAAAAATTTTTGCTGATGAATATGCGAAGTGTTATAAACAGCGGGAAGAGACAGTTTTTAGATTTTTGAGATATTATATTAGAAAACATAAGAGATATGTTGATTTTATGGATATTACACGTCCATTTAGAAATATTTTTAAAAGAAAAAAATAA
- the mnmG gene encoding tRNA uridine-5-carboxymethylaminomethyl(34) synthesis enzyme MnmG encodes MKNYDVIVVGAGHAGVEAALAAARYGLKTALFTIYLDNIAMMSCNPSVGGPGKSHLVSELGMLGGEMARHIDNYNLQLKNLNHTKGLASRITRAQADKYWYRIKMREIIEKQENLELVQGIVVDLTVEDKKVMGVEDNLGIKYGAKAVVLCTGTFLGGEYVMGDVKYSSGRQGEPASVDLPDRLAEYGFELDRYQTATPPRIAKSSIDFSKMQELKGEDKPRYFSYETKKEYNSTLPTWLTFTTPETIRVGQEMLKYSPIVTGVVSTKGPRHCPSLDRKIMNFPEKTNHQIFLEQESVESDEIYINGFTTAMPPFAQEAMLKTISGLENAKIVRYGYAVEYNFVPAHQLKLTLETKVLDGLYTAGTINGTSGYEEAACQGFIAGVNAARKILGKKEIVIDRSEGYIGVLIDDIINKKTPEPYRVLPSRAEYRLTLRQDNVFIRLLEKSKEIGLLNAEKLVELENTCFEIENEIERLKKITVYPTKENNEKLLEIVEKQSQSENVEIEKNSKNSMNSPVSAFEFLARKEINYDNLSEFVETVELSDLAKEQVEINAKYNVFIEREKAQIEKFKKLEKMVIPEDFDYESVKGLSNIAISGLVYGKPETIGQASRISGVTYNDISLLIAILKN; translated from the coding sequence ATGAAAAATTATGATGTAATTGTTGTTGGAGCGGGACATGCTGGAGTGGAAGCTGCACTTGCTGCTGCTAGATACGGGCTGAAAACAGCATTGTTTACAATATATCTTGATAATATTGCGATGATGTCGTGCAATCCGTCGGTTGGAGGGCCTGGAAAAAGCCATCTGGTGTCGGAACTTGGGATGTTAGGCGGAGAAATGGCTAGACATATTGACAATTATAATTTGCAGCTGAAAAATTTGAATCATACGAAGGGGCTGGCTTCACGAATTACTAGAGCACAAGCTGATAAATACTGGTATAGAATTAAAATGAGGGAAATTATTGAAAAGCAGGAAAATTTAGAATTAGTTCAAGGGATTGTTGTGGATTTGACTGTGGAAGATAAGAAGGTTATGGGAGTGGAAGATAATCTTGGGATTAAATATGGGGCAAAGGCTGTTGTCTTGTGCACTGGAACTTTTTTAGGCGGAGAATATGTTATGGGGGATGTAAAGTATTCTTCAGGACGGCAAGGAGAGCCTGCAAGCGTGGATTTACCAGATAGGCTTGCAGAATATGGATTTGAACTGGACAGGTATCAAACTGCAACCCCTCCAAGAATTGCCAAATCTTCAATTGACTTCTCTAAAATGCAGGAATTAAAAGGAGAAGACAAACCACGATATTTTTCTTATGAAACAAAAAAAGAATATAACTCAACTTTGCCAACTTGGCTGACATTTACAACACCTGAAACTATTCGTGTGGGGCAGGAAATGCTTAAATATTCGCCAATTGTGACAGGAGTTGTAAGTACAAAAGGTCCTCGGCATTGTCCTTCACTTGATAGAAAGATTATGAACTTTCCAGAAAAAACAAATCATCAGATATTTCTGGAACAGGAATCTGTAGAATCAGATGAAATTTATATAAATGGATTTACAACGGCAATGCCTCCATTTGCACAGGAAGCGATGCTAAAGACAATTAGCGGGCTGGAAAACGCCAAAATTGTACGTTATGGATATGCGGTGGAATATAATTTTGTACCTGCTCATCAGTTGAAATTGACGCTTGAAACAAAGGTTCTGGATGGACTTTACACGGCAGGGACAATTAATGGAACGAGTGGATATGAAGAGGCTGCCTGCCAAGGATTTATAGCGGGAGTTAATGCTGCGAGAAAAATTTTAGGGAAAAAGGAAATTGTAATTGATAGAAGTGAAGGATACATTGGTGTTTTGATTGATGACATAATAAATAAAAAAACGCCAGAACCTTATCGTGTATTGCCTTCGAGAGCTGAATACAGGCTAACTTTGCGACAAGATAATGTTTTTATAAGACTTTTGGAAAAGTCGAAGGAAATCGGGCTGCTAAATGCTGAAAAATTAGTCGAATTGGAAAATACTTGTTTTGAAATTGAAAATGAAATTGAAAGATTAAAAAAGATTACTGTTTATCCGACTAAAGAAAATAATGAGAAATTACTAGAAATTGTGGAAAAACAAAGCCAATCAGAAAATGTAGAAATTGAAAAAAATAGTAAAAATAGTATGAACAGTCCTGTTTCAGCCTTTGAATTTCTTGCAAGAAAAGAAATCAACTATGATAATTTAAGTGAATTTGTGGAAACTGTGGAATTATCTGATTTGGCGAAGGAGCAAGTGGAAATAAATGCGAAATATAATGTGTTTATTGAAAGGGAAAAGGCGCAGATTGAGAAATTTAAAAAGCTGGAAAAAATGGTAATCCCAGAGGATTTTGACTATGAAAGTGTAAAGGGGCTTAGCAATATTGCGATTTCTGGACTTGTGTATGGAAAGCCTGAAACGATTGGGCAGGCTAGCAGAATTAGTGGAGTTACTTATAATGATATTTCACTTTTAATTGCAATTTTGAAGAATTAA